The genomic DNA ACCCGATTCCAGCCCTGTTTCCCAGACTACCCGCTCTACGTGTCTCCAGGCCACGGACCAACCCTGGCACATCAAGCGGCTTCGACATCATCTTGTGTCCAGATCCGGCCATTGGCTTGGAAGATAGTTCAGAGTTTGATTGGACGATGATTGTCTtaagaggtggaggcaaTTTGGGGCGACGACCCATTAGGTCCAGGTGCTCCAGCTTGCCTCCAGGAGGTGGGAGGGATGGGACCAGGGAGTCATCGAGGAAGACGGAAATGGGGGGAGCAGGAGATATGAAGTATGATTGGGattgagaggaagaggaggggagTTTCCTGCTAACCATTCTGGGTCAACACTAATAAAATTGTATTATTGGGGCATTGAAGTCAGTATTGACAAAGTAGATACGATGAAGATTGACAGCCAACAATCATATTACAGCTTCCTTTGTCGCCTCAACACGCCTGCCTGTACTTAAGTTCCTTTGATACAAGCTTACAAACTTGTAATATGTCGGAACTTGATTAGCTAGACCTAAACCCGTGCATTTAAGAAGAAAACCCTTAAGACCTCTGAACACCGTACTCCGCCCTGTACTTCCTGACCTCTTGCAgctccttttcccacttGCCGGAGCTTTCTAAGTACTTCACAATGTCGTCCAAACCAATAATAGGCTCGACAGGCACACCGaactcttcctcaacctcctgTACGGTACTCTTGCCGCTACCGCTCTGGCCTTTCTCTTGTCTGTCGACAAGCTGGACAATTCCGACAAGCTTCGCTTCAGGGGAGGCCTTGAGAATGTCAATAGCTTCACGGATGGCCTTGCCAGAGGTAAGAACATCgtcgatgatgacgattCGTCCCTTGAGAGGCGCACCGACCATAGTACCGCCCTCACCGTGCTACTGGCTTATGAGCTCATCGCTGTCGCACTGGTTGGGACAGACTcacgtccttcttctccttcctgttGTAGCAGTAGCCGATATCTTTGCCGGTTTGCTGATAAAGGCTTACAGCGGAGACAGCAGCCAAGGAGATACCCTTGTAAGCTGGGCCGAAGAGGACGTCAAAGTCAGGAATCCTAGAAGAGGAAAGTACCTTGGCGTAAGCCTGAGCGGTAGTTGAGAGAAGCGATGAAGAGTAAAGGAGACCGGCATTGAAGAAGTAAGGGGATTGACTGAACACATGTCAGATTCGATTGGACTGTGAAGCGCTGCAATATGGCTCACCGGCCGGACTTCAAGGTAAAGTTGCCGAAAAGAAGCACGCCATGTTCGATGGCAGCCTCGATGAAGGCAACTTTGGCGGAGTCGAGGGCTTGGGAGGACATGATCAAGTTCTTGTTTTGGTCGCCGTTGTCGACAAGATCCAAAAAAGAACAATTTTCGTCGTAGTGTTATCGGGCACGGTGCGTGgttgttggaagatggagtgGAGGCGGACATCGCCGTACGCGATatcgttcttcttcttcttgattgCAGCCGAAATCCGGCGGCTGCGAGCATCTCATCATGAATGCGCAtgcaaggaagaaggtgccGTGATGAGTATTCAaaatgaatgatgatgatgcttgTCTGACGTGtgttcttttcttttacttcttcttcaaaacgATTTCTGTTATTGCCCTAGatcattttcttcctcacctcTTCAGAAACAACACTGGTTTATACCAAAGGTAAGCGAACTCCAATCATCatgtccttcttcgctttgGACACCGTGGATCATGTCGATCGGACACCGGTTAGCGGGGTGTAggtcgtcttcttcatctagTCGGTAATTTGCCACTGATGATACCCCTCATAAGGAACGCAAACGTATATCACCCATGCCTATCCGATGCGCTAGCTCTCGCAACAAAAAATCCACCTCTAAAAAATCGCGGTCGCAGTAAGCGATCTTTGAACGCAAAATACGACCAGATTTTAGGGTCTGTCAAAGGTCGAGCAACTTCGCTCTTTGCAAAGAAACCGAACAGCGAACGTgggagggatggagagacTTTTTCTGGATCGTCTTCAATACCATCCCCAAGATCTTACTGGATGGGATCAAAAGTAAAGCTCGCTAGTCTTGCTTCAGAGACAGTGGGTTTTTCGGGGCTCCCAGCTAGGACGGTGCTCAAAGTTTTGCTTCAAACAGAGATGTACCCTCCCCAGACACCGAAATGGGGGGATATTTTCCAATTCGATCTCTGCTCGCCCCATTATATTGCAACAGCCCCCCGCATATAGTCCGACTCCATCTAACAACAACACCGAGCCATGGCATGCTCCTCAAGATGGGTCCAACTTACTATATACTCCTAAAAAAGAAGCATTTGAGCCGGACTCGTACTCAACACCTTATCTCGACCGACAGGTAGAATCGAAAGCTGGGAATTATCGTGGGTTTGTCGAACATGCACAGCCGGCCTCTGGTTTTGCGAGCATCGCCCATCGAGAAGACACGGTACACCTATCTCCCAGTTTACCTCCTCGCTCGCATATCTACCAACCATTGTCGCCCTCATTACACCCTTCGATGACATTGGCCGAACATCGTGTGCGTTTTCAGCCATCCCATCAGACTCAGTTCTACTCTCCCGCACctgttcatcttctttcttcaccCAGCATGGAGTTCAGCACTTTCTTTCCACAATCTTTGGTCCCATATCAGAGCCGTTATAGTGCAGAAGGAAAATTTAAGCGAGTTTAGCTTTGCTCCTGCACCATCTCAGTGGCCATATACCCCTTATCAATCGTCATTAGAAAAGGCCCCTATTTTTCTTGCTTTATCCGCGATTTCTCCGTTACCAGAGAGCCGATTTTCCCCTGCACCTGTGCAAACGTCATTTCTCGATCTAGCACCCCAGGCAACACCGTCAACGGTTCCTACTTATCCCAACCTAACCACATCTGAAGCCTGTATTCCATTTACCGCTCAATCCATACATCACACCGATAATACTACGTCAGTAGTCGATAGCATCCCGCAAAGTTTTGTTCAAGCTCATGAACATATTTTTGTTTCTCACCAAacgaagcagaagaaacGGAAATTTGAGCAGAAAGATTATAAAAtcaaagggaaggaagcaaTATGCGTCCTGGAGGATATGGCGGAGAGTTTAATTGACGGTGAGATTGATCCAACCCGGTTGCCCAAGCCAAGAAAAGCTGCCGACGATAGTTTGAGCGACCAGGTGAGTCAGAAGAGAATTTATCACAATCAGTCCACCAAGAACAGTTGACGTTATCCCAGACTTATGCACCAATGATCACTTACGCTGACCCTGTCACtccggaagaagacgaacCTGAACCTTCATCAGATACTTGTGTGGCCAGCTGTGTCGCTGACACAATCGACTCTCCCCGCATTTTGATTACCGAGGAAATCAGTAACACTTTATCAACCTCGCATGAAAAGGACAATGTATCGCAAGGTAACGCACTTAAGGGGAAGGACCAGGATTTCTCTCAACAGTCACACTCCAAAATCAGGGGAAACCGGCGTAAACTAGTCAACGAGAAAGGTCGCAATAGAGTACCGACACCAGGCCCACCGCCAAGGCATGACTCGGATGACGAACAAACAGCTCATGAAAGTGAATCAGAACTCGAACTGGAATTTACTCAATCTTGCCAAGACAGAATGCCCAATCAAATTTCACCTGCTCATAGAATGCTCAAGTCCATGTCCGATCATAAATTCAAGTTCAAGTTACCATCTCAAAAGGCTGGAAAAGACGGTAACTCGCCTGTAATcagcaagaagatgatctctttcaagagaaagaagcagTCCAGTGAAGCGTCCTCGATCACAGGGCAGCAAGAGGACATTGGGGCCTTTTCCGACGACGAATCAACTAAACTCGCGGAAGAAATCAAAGAGGATACTATAGATGCCGACGACAAGGCGAACGAGGGAGAACAAAAGCCAGCcaaggttgaagagggGCAAGCAAACGGTACGGATACCcatgatgggaagaaggatgagaaagacGAAAAGTATCGGGAAGGGAAACGTTGggttgatgaagagttcTTCAGTACGAATGGGGGTGATCTGGGCTTCCGGATCTGGCACGACTGATCAATGATCAAGGATTTATCTTGCGCGATACTATCTTATATGTCCCACGTCTGACATGCATTGATGAGAGATGTACGGCCAAATGCTGCATGTTGCCCCAAGAATATTATTACCATATGTAAAACATAGAATGTGGAAAACCTAAAACTCCTCATCAAAAGAATATTGAGAAATTAgatatccttcttcttctcctcactcAACACCTCGCTGGTAATCTGGAACTTGCCACTCTTTCTCAATCGCTCAATAAGAACATCACCCATAGCTGTCGCAGGGGTTAAAAGGCCACCAGCCTTGGCTAGAGGTGGACGGGAAGTGCCCTTGGGGGCAGGCAGAACCAGGGCCAAGGCGGACTCAGCAAGTAAGTCTGTCAGATGTTGTTAGCGATGCGGATAGTAAGAAGTTGAAAAGGACATACAGCAAGTGTTAAGGTATCCAGGGTCGCCTTCACCGTCGAACCTTGTGAGGATCTTCACAGGCTTGTGGTCGGGAGCGGAGGATTCCTCAGTGGAAAGGTTCGTGACTTGGTAGTGACCAGCTTTCAGCTGCCTACGATCGTAAGTTATTAGCATTCACAGGTCGCATGTTGTCACAGGTGCATGACCTACTCCAGGGgagctccttctccctgcTTGGGCAAGTATCGAAGGATTATGTTCCTAAGCTGCGGCAATGAGTTAGATACGTTACACATGTCAGGAAATTCTTTACTTACACATTTAAAACCGAAAAACAGGCCTCCGAAAACCATCATCCCGATGGTTGCTAAGGCTGACCCGAATTTACCATATCCAATGTCTAAGCCTTCAGCGTACTTCATAACCTTACCACCGGACTTTGTAGACAAG from Cryptococcus neoformans var. neoformans JEC21 chromosome 7 sequence includes the following:
- a CDS encoding orotidine monophosphate pyrophosphorylase (URA5), which encodes MSSQALDSAKVAFIEAAIEHGVLLFGNFTLKSGRQSPYFFNAGLLYSSSLLSTTAQAYAKVLSSSRIPDFDVLFGPAYKGISLAAVSAVSLYQQTGKDIGYCYNRKEKKDHGEGGTMVGAPLKGRIVIIDDVLTSGKAIREAIDILKASPEAKLVGIVQLVDRQEKGQSGSGKSTVQEVEEEFGVPVEPIIGLDDIVKYLESSGKWEKELQEVRKYRAEYGVQRS